The region CTTTTCCTGGTAGCCCCTTCCAGACTGGATCAAGTGTTTGTGAATTATGAGTTCTGCAATCTACAGTCCAGTATAaggacaaaaataagaaaaaacaaaggtgtTTTCCTAATTCCTTCTGGGAGGGAATTTAAAATGCATCCAGCATGatctgaaacataaaaataaactgaaaataaacaatatatttaGAAAACTCCATACTAtcactacattttttaaaatgtggcaaGGGCAACAGTGTCAGAAATCATGATTTCACTGCTTagaagtatttccatttaagaTGAggctattttcctttttttaacagttGCCCGCCCAGTTTCCTACAATATGAATAGCTAATAATACCCCTTGAACCTAGGCGTGGGTTTAGTTGTAGGCTAGTGGCCCACATGTATGGGGGGCTGATTAGTGATGATATTGATTGGGCTAATCAGTGGTTTGATAACAATCAAATCGGGTACCAATGTGCCAATACACATCCAGATGGAggcaaagtgagaaaatgaataaagagGGACAGAAATATATTTGACTTAAAAATTAATACTCTCATCGTGTcattcaaaatgtaatgttgTGTATTCATTGATTTCATTAATTATGCATGTGTTTATTGGTTAGCATtcttaaaagtaaatatttgtcaAATTTATTATATTTGATGTAATATGTagaaatgatgatgatgcgTTTACATTGTAGTATGTACTTAGAATACTACAATAAGACCACTTAGCTTTCACTcagaaaaatcactgaaaactgaaaactgaagggattaaagatttaaaaaaaatatatatatatgtaaaaaaaatataaatgtacatatgtCACAATTTTAATACCCTGATTTAGCAGTTGCGCTTCCCCACAGTAGGATCCCAGCATCACCATGAGTTCATGGGGGGGGCGTCAAGGGGTCCCCCTGTAGTAAACATACTACAGCTTTCACTCCTTGGAGCATCAAAGCAGCAAACACCTCATATACTGAGCTCTGTTCTGGCggatacacatttttttttcagagaggCCCAGGTAAGAAACACACAAGTTTTCAGATAGGTTGCTCATTGCTGAagacaaaacactgcagtgagAGAAGCTTTGGGCTGAAGGGGGCGaggcagtgtatgtgtgtgtgtgtgtgtgtgtgtggggagacTTAAACCTGGCTGCACACTAACCCATGGGGACTCGTGTCACTGTGGGGACAAAAATTGAGGTCCCCAGAGGTAGAGACTGCTCTTCCATTATGTAAACGAGTGTCCCCACCGGGATAGTGGAAcaagactctgtgtgtgtgtgtttttttttctttttctttttttccgtTTGGCGGGTACATCATCGTCCCGACCGAGAGGCAGCGGACCTCCTGCATCCTCCCCCGCATCCCAGAACCGCTGCATCGTATCTGCAGGCACAGCGATAGGCTTTCAAAGACAACGTCATGTGCGGGACTCGGTGAAACCGGGACCTCTTTCTCTGTAACGTGCGCACAAGGGTCTCACAGTAAATTGCGGCTTTCGAGTGATTTTGTCGAGGATAATAATGATGAGGTAAGAGCTTCCGGTCGCCATTTTGCCGGTGTTTAACGGATTAGGGAGAATCTGCATGGAATAATTAGTCAGTAAAGCCGCTGTTTTGAACGGATACCGGGGGGGCAGGATGTCCAAGCGACACCGTTTAGATTTAGGTGACGATTACTCGTCGAGTAAAAAAAAGGGGTCCTTTGATGGGTATGTAGCGTTAGCGTTACCTCAAAGCGTCCCGCTGTTGCAGTGTCTCTGTGGAGTGCCGCAGGCTTGTTTATTGTTGTCCCGCGGCTAACCACTCGTGCTAACGTCAACTCTCAACAAGTCTAGCTAGTAAATTAGCAGCGGCTAACGAAAGGACAACCTGCCTGCACAGGGCCTGCTGTTGGGCAAAAGTGGCTAGCGTAGCTGACTTAGTAAACAGTTGTCCAGCCACCGGCCTGGTCTGGTATACACGTGGCTACTTGCTAGCCGGTGCTAGGTTAAGCGCAGTGTCCGAGATAGAGAAGCCATACATTCCATGACACAAAGTCAACATGACAGTCTGGACTTTTAGTTGTTAAGGCGTGTGGCGTTtacaaaacagaggaggaaacgTGCTCTGCGGCTGCACACAGGACCCCCCGAGCCGGGCTAACGCTAGCCGCTTAGCATAAATGAGATGCCGCGTCAGTTGTCAATGTCATGTTTCATCCTAGAGTCCCTAAGCTGTGCCAGTACACGTTTGCCGTAAAGGCGAGCACCGTTTGGCATCATTACAGGGTCGCTGTGCGTTCATGTGCGACTATACGTGACTTCACAGGCCTGTAGAAGTTGGAGGAACCTGGGTTGAGGCGCTCCggcttgtctgtctgtcaagtGACAACGAGAGTACAAGCTCAGGGTCACTGCTCTGGATTTGACATCGCTTTGACCTTatgggagggagaaaggggggggcAAATAAAGAATTTTCTCACGGGAATAAATAAACAGTGCGTTGTGTGAATTATAATGTCAGTATAATGAACAAATAATAGCCTCATATCTGCAGTCAGACTGCAGCTTTCCCACAGTCAAGGACATGAAAGGTAGAGATGCCTACATCCAGAAAAGCTGTTTGGTGATGATGTGTTTCAGACTAGATGATGCACCTCACTTCTCTAGTACTCATGACTGGCATCGCTTTCGTTGTCTGCTCATTTATGTCACACAATCTAGCTGTCGCAAACATACCTGGGCAAAACTGAATAGTAATTGgatagtaaaataataataagttacGAAGTTGTGTTGTATACAGATTATTGCTAAATAAAAaaggtgttttcttttgttgtttttgttttttttagtggaaTAGGCTAGAAATTTGCTCTTCCACATCAAGGTGTCATTGTCAGTTTTAGCCATAATTTATCACAGGACGACTTGTATTAGTGCTGCTATGAAAATGAGACACATTCACACCTTGCCATGTACACATCTCATCATTTCCCCTTTGGCCCATGTGCAGCCAGCAGTAGTTGGCTGTGAATAGCTAGCTCTAGGGTGCCTTAAAGACAGCACAGTGCACAGCTTTTTCCAACCAGTGTGAGGATATAAATGGttaatattttcatctgaaGCCATTAAATAAATTTCTCTGGAATAGGAGAAGTTGCTGCTGTGGATTGTGGCCAATTAGTTTATTCATGACCTTTGCACGCTACACTTGATTAGGCTATGCTTTTTGCCACTGTGAATAAGAAAATGCTATAaccttttcatgtgttttttttttttttttttttttttaagaaaacaacttgacacggtgtgtgtgtatgcatccaTGTTATAGCCAGTTAGAGTTCTGTGGTGAgttaaattggttaatttgtgTGGCAGCACTTCATCAAATCTTAACCTCATGCatctccctctcactccctctccccTCAGGCGTGACCAcgacagggacagggacagagacCGTGATGAACGGCCAAAGGACAGGGACCGTGACCGGGATCGAAACCGTGACAGAGACGGGGATGTGAAGTCATCTGGGGTGCCCAACAACCCTTCTGCATGCAGTGGAAGCTTCCTTAAGCAAACCCTCCTACAGCAGCAAATCAACCCTTTCACCAACCTGCCCCACACGCCACGCTATTATGAGATCCTTAAGAAGCGGTTGCAGCTGCCTGTCTTTGAGTACAGAGAGCGCTTCACTGACATCCTGATGCGAAACCAGTCTTTTGTGCTGGTGGGAGAGACGGGGTCTGGAAAGACCACACAGGTAGAAAAGCAGAAGGTTTAGCAATACCAGCTCTTAGTTGTTGGTTGCCCCTACAGATACACTTTTACTGTGACTCGACTGAAACGTGtcaaataaaatctgaatttgaaacTCAGTGATAAAATTGGTATAATAATACCATAAAAATGGGATGCAATGAAcaaatgatgcattttaaatagtTTCTCTCTGCGGAGTCGATTCACAATATGTGgttattagatttattttatgttcttGACAGAGCTAGgttgtcctttttaaaattaatggtttttctttaattttaagaCGCagtgtttgatattttatttagcCAAAAAATGGTAACAAAAGATTTGAGGATTGGAAactggataaattaaaaatcacaattttttcaatttaaatctttctcacaaaacaaaaaaaaacactacgTTCACTTGATCTTAATGTAAATGCATCTTAATCATTGTCATGTACAAATGAGCTGTTGTTTAGGGTAGGCTCTTCTAAATACTAATAACAaattttaatactgtatgtgaaatgtTACGACTTCCAAACCTGtcattggcatttttttccttctgattGGGTGACATTTCAAAGACTGGTAAGATTTGAATCATTTCTAAAGGGTTGTTATCCAATCCTCAATGTTAATAGAGTGGAAGTAGGATTCTCTATGTTCGGGCCTCTCTTAGCAAGCTGCTCCTGTTTTGAAGCTCAAAACAAGAGTATATCTTCAGTGAAATTTTGATAGTTATGATTTTCCAAACACAAGAATTTGCTTTGCACAGCATAGCAGACTCTAGTAATGCACTTCCAAGTAGTAGCActattaatcttttattttcatagaatATTTATAATAGAGTGGTGCACCTGCTAATTAGTTTCATTCTCCTACATCCACTGCCTTGGGTTCATCTCACTTCTCTactttttcatttgaagaatTCCTTTCATGTCTTTTATGTGCCGTCTCTTCAGTTCAAATAAAACCTGACTTGTCTGCTGTCTTCCAGATTCCTCAGTGGTGTGTGGAAATGGTGCGGTCCATGCCGGGACCAAAGAGAGCAGTGGCCTGCACCCAGCCCAGGAGGGTGGCGGCCATGAGCGTAGCTCAGAGGGTGGCTGATGAGATGGATGTCATACTGGGCCAAGAGGTGGGCTATTCCATCAGGTTTGAGGACTGCAGCTCTGCCAAGACTGTACTCAAGTAAGAAGGCTGTTTAAAAAATCCAGATTAGTCCCAGCTTACTTTATGTTAAGAGCATACAACTGTATCGAAAGAAGTGGATAATAGCAGAAGCCTAATACTTTAACAAAAGCCTTGTACAAGTTATAATcttgaattaattaaataatctaATGTGCTGCtctaaatgaaacataaaatgtacatgaGCTAACATTTGTGTACTGTTACTTTCTCAACTGCAGCAAACTGTAAAGTCTGTAGTTTGTAGATgcaaatgattaataaattgtCTGATTCCTGATTTACTGGAGTCGAAGGACAGGTTTGAATTTATTGAAatccatctttattttttttctttctgcaccAATTCACACAATGAAAATGTACGTGTTGATAAAGCCCTAATGTGTAACTGTTTCTGTTCCCACCTTCCTGGATCTCTTTTATTCACCCAGGTACATGACAGATGGAATGTTGCTGCGGGAGGCCATGAATGATCCCCTGCTGGAGCGCTATGGTGTCATCATCCTGGACGAGGCCCACGAACGCACATTAGCTACAGACATCCTTATGGGGGTCCTCAAGGAGGTGGTCCGCCAGAGGCCTGACCTCAAGGTAAAAAGCATATTTCTAAAAAcaaggttcttttttttatggCCTTAGTTTCAGGATATGCTAGCAGGTGGAATGCATTTAGTATAAACTCCTAAACattaatgtgactttttaaCCAGCACATTAAATGTCTATTCTGGGAAGTAAAGTCTAcctcacttttattttgtcctaTCTCTAGACTTGGTGCTGGAAGTACCCCTGATAGTAGCCTAATTAGTTTCCATAAATATGTCCCACTTAATGCCTACAAAATACTGTTAAAGCTTTAAATATTACCCCCCCTCCCCCGATAAATTCAGTGACATCCAGTATTTATGTCCCTCTTTTGTCCCCTCTTTTTTCCTGACAATGTCCCTGTGTCTGACAGCTTTGTATCTGTAGAGAAATGTTGCTGTTAGGCTCAGAAATGCCCATCTATTCTGCACTGCAGCACTTGTGGGCATTGCTCCCTGAGTCAGCCCAATTTTAAGCCAGTCATCCAGGGGGAGAACAGCAACATCTCGGTGTAGATTGGAGCGTACAGGCAGGCAGAAGTTTTATAGGCAGTGTGTGCCAGACATTCTGTAATTCTCATAAAGCAGATGGATAATGACTAGTTGTTTGTCAGTGTGGAATCAAAGGTTAGATTGTTGTTCCCAGAGTGTTAAATGAGGTCTAGGTTATTGGGAATGATCATCCACCCACATCCCTCTATCTCCTTCATCACCTTCCCCTAccaaatttaaaagtttaatttgcCTTGATTAAGAGCAATTATGATGTCTCACAGAGCGTAAAGTGAAATGCAGAGACGCTGGCCCCTGAAAATGTTTGAGATTGAAAATGGGAGACGGGTTTCCCATCAGAATCCTAATGCGCTCTATCTAATGTCTCTGGAGAGAACATTGTGTACCCAACATCAGGTGCAAGGACTGTCATAGCTCTGTGTAGGTCAGTGACTTGGAGTGTAATGCCAAGTTCTACACTTTAGACACCATCTTGGGATTTTGCCAGCGCGCTCACCCTAAATTCTAATTCAGAGCATTATTCATACTGTATAACTTTTTGCAGTCTTCATCTATCGTGTATTTGTTTGCACTGTCCTCCACTTAGTCTGTGTCCTTATCCCCAATCATCATCAAGCCGTATTCAGTGTTATCTCATTCTTCACCTCAGTGCTCACTCCCATATTCACCACAGTCATTTACACTCTACtgtctttacatttatttctatcttttctTTCACCTCTTTTATGAATACATTGTCCCTGCCAAACTTCTCACACTTCACTCTCTCCCCTGTGCCCTTCGCTGTCCAGGTCATTGTCATGAGTGCCACGCTCGATGCCGGTAAGTTTCAGGTGTACTTTGACAGTTGCCCACTGCTAACCATCCCCGGACGCACACACCCCGTGGAGATTTTCTACACCCCGGAACCAGAGCGGGACTACCTAGAGGCGGCCATCCGGACTGTGATCCAGATCCACATGtgtgaggaggatgaaggggaCATTCTGCTCTTTCTCACTGGACAAGAGGTACGAGTCCAtggatttttaatatttttttttcatggattaCCTGTTCCACAAAAGCCAGGTTTGTGGTGGTTGTAAAGAGGAAACGTTGCTGGTActgaaagatttttaaatagTTATATTATCTTTAGACACTTTCATCAGGTACATaaagggctgcagctaatgattatttttagttACTTAGTTATTAGATGgttgttttttctattaatcatttagacTTGTAACATGTCAGAACACTGTGCTCATCATAATTTTCTCGAGCCTAAAATGAGAAATTGTGGTTTCTGTCatgtccaaaacacaaatattgtcaatttattatatataactagcaaatgtttggtatttttccttGATAAAAGCTTAAGCAAATAAGAAATTATAAGAGtagctgccaattaattttatGTGGGTTAACTAATCTGTTAAccaactaatcgtttcagcactAGAttcatgaacaaacaaacaaggttaTGAACTTGTGCAAAGACTGTCACAATACCAGAAGTTTGATAGTTGATGGTTTCGAAACCAcagcaaaaaatagaaaacaacagagGCTGCTGCACACCTAGTgagcgcgtgcacacacacacacacacacacacacacacacacacacacacacacacacacacacacacacacgtgcacacacctCAATATAGTCAGTGTGCAAGCATCAGTTTCAATTGAGTATCAGGGTGACAGACCAATGGCCTgttagtgcatgtgtgtgtgtgccgtcGCCATTCCAcgtgttgttatttttgttcacTGTGCCTGCCTTCGTATTTTTCTCTTCGAGTTTGATGTCAGACTAGAATGCTTGTACAGTTGTTATGCTGCCCTTGTCAGTCCCACAAGAATCACAATGTACAGTACCTACAACATCTATGGTACCTTTGGTACCTACAAGTACCATCagaattttcagaattttggcaTCGACTTGGTACCAAAGTATTGGTTCTTGTTACATTCCTACTCCAAAGTTAAGAGTGTTCACATTAATCTAATTACATAAATGAGTTTGTCACATACACATTgtcatgtgcacatacacactcatatgcaCTCTCTGCACAGGAAATTATTAATCCCCAGACTGATAGATGTTAATGCATGTGACCGTGCCTGTTTGGGAAACCACAAGGATTTGCACAGCgaaggaaaaaaattcacaagGAGTGACCCAGATTCTGCCCTTCCCACGAATCCCTGAAattaagtcatttattattttttttcctcctccctaCAAATGCTGTCCACTGATGTGTAATGGAGGGCAGGGTTCATGCCACAAATGATGAATTTTGTTACAGCtgggtggacacacacacacacacacacacacacacacacacacacacacacacacacacacacacacacacacacacacacaaagagcaccAACAAATGTTTCAATCTCCTGATCATTTGACAAGAGAAGCATGTCAGAGCCAACTGTGCCTGTGCTGGTATGATTAGTCCCTCACTACTCTCATACTATGACAAAATGGTTTTGGAGAACATTTGAGAACTTGTTTGAAAAGTAGAATGTAACTTGTCTTAATACATTACATATTTCTGTGCCGATTTAAATTTCATGTGAGACTTTAATTTAGTATTTAAACTTTTGTTTCTTAATATCAATTTTTCATCTACACAAGGACCCAAGTACTTGTCTTTGTGACTTCCCCAGTCACGTCTTATGTCAGCATGTTTATAAGTAATTATTTGTCACTTAACAGAAGCTTGCCTGTTGCAGCCCACCTatgtcagttttcatttgtcaaaGCATGATCAATATGCAGCTTGTGATGAAAGGGGATGAAGTTATTGGAGGGCGTGCATGCTTGACGTTTACTTTTTTCCCACGGAGCACATGTGCTCCTAAATTGAAAAATTTAGGAACGAATAAGGCGTGTAAGGGGCgaaatgaaaattatattaaatttaataataataatagataataaaaaattgtataaactGTGTAAATGATGTGAACACCTCTAAAATAAAGTAGTAGTTCTTACTtgtaaattcagaaaaaagTTTGCTCAGTCCGTTTAGACACAAAGGATATAACTGGTCCAGCAGTGTTTGTAAGCAGGTCGTCTGGCCTGCTTTGAGCTCAGCCAGCGGTCCACAGCAGGACTTAGATCAAACTGCTCTACTGAAGGCCCCTTCGAGCTGATCTGCATCAAGTCTTCATTTGTGGGCACTCCAAGGCAGCTTCTCGTTGAATTCTTGATGCGGTTTTGGCCCTTTGCATTGACGAGTAGatcactccccccccccccccccccactgtgtCAAGTTAAGGCATTACTCAGAGCACTCCCATGGCGAGTTCATTATCACCCCCTCCTAATTGGGTTAAAGAAGTTAATGTGTGGTAGGTCTGGCAGAGATGGCCAGATGTTCAAAGGGTGCTGCAGCATGCCCCTCGAGGGCTTAACCTCTTCATTTTCCCAGCAACATTGATGTAGACTACTGATTGGGAGGCAGATCCATGGCAAAGCCATAAACTCTTTTTATCTGACTCTTTAATTTATAACTGACGAAAGGAAAATGCACAAGTACTCAGTTCTTCTCTCTTCGACAGTTTTTATGTGAGATATTTCGCTTCCACAAATAAATAGAACTGAAGCACCAACTCTAAACAAGAAAGTTGAAACTTATCACAGCTGTTGAGCAAAGATAAGTCCTAATATTTAAGCTTACCCCTCAGCAGCTAACATCAAAACATGGGGATTGGCAGGGAGGTTGTTTGCTCGTCAAGAGGAGTTCCTAAATGTGTCGGTTATGTGCTTGGCTGTAGATTTTTGCTTCTGGGGTCACAGGGAGAGCTGGTGGACAGGTTCCCAACACTGGCCAACTGcccttatgtgtgtgtacacacacacacacacacacacacacacacacacacacacacacacacacacacacacacacacacacactctgtcttcATGTCCCTGAGGGACAGACAGCCAGCTTGCTTCTAGCGCTTTGGCAAAGAggtccatttttttctccatggcAGCTGCTGCATCCAGAGGCTTGATAGGCTATTAATACCCAGGATAATTTTACCAATCCATTCAGATTTACTGTTTTCCACTTGTCAGTGTGTTGATTAAGAGGCACATGGCCATCAGCAGGATTTGACTTAATGCAATGAACAAGGGGACAACAGGGCTAATAACACACTTTCAGTCcagcaggaaaacaggaaacatcacCATGGTGCTTTCTTATGTCAAGGCAAGTGTTACTGGCTTCACACAGTGGTACAAATGAAGTCAGTTTCAGCCATGCTTTATCTAATTTAGGCACAGTAAGCTCTTGGAAAAGGAAATGACAATGTCTCAGAAGATTTATAGGTTGTTGTGTTggcataaaaattaaaaaaaagtatgcatTAATAGCTGTGATGCTCTTTATCCGTCCACAACTACCAGTAAAATCATTATGGGAATTTGAGCGTCTGTTCATCTGTGCCTTCATAGTGACACTTTAAAGAGTTGCTGCATTGCTCCCATGGGCCTGCAGGTGGTGCAACAGTATAGGCTGTAATGTGACACATATAGTAGCTGCTGCTTTATGAGGATTAAATGATTGTCATTaggtaaacaaagaaaatgcttCTTAACAGTGGAAGTTGCTTGGAAATGAAAAGCTTTAAATGTTGTTCTGGGCCATACTAGAAACTACTTAAAACTTTCAAGAATGatcactgtgtgtatgtgtacaggGATAGGTAAATGAACACAAGTTTGCCTACGTTAGTGGGGCAGTTGTGCCGTTGGTATATGTGGGTATATTTAGTACATTTAATATTGTATTCCAGTAGGCATTTTCAGAGTAGACCCTAGCCCTGTGCTCACTATCATGCTTTTTTATTCCTGGTGCTACTCGggtcctctgtctgtctgccagccCACTGGCTCTAGAACGTTCAGCTTCACTAAACTGATCTGCCATGATTTGCCGCTGGTTATGCATCAGTGCTGCAGTCTCATCTCACATTCCCCTCTACAATACAACACTATGGAATAATGAACCCTGTTTGAATCTgtctggctctgtgtgtgtgccttctgAGTGTGCGCGTCCATGTTTTTCGTGATTGCTGCATTTGACAACAGAGCCACAGGGAGCTCAGCAAAGCATACTGCGGTCCAGGTTTAATTTCCTCCATCAGATGGAATGATAGTTAGAACAAATGTACTGTAGCAGGGAACCACGGTTTCCCCGGCCGCCTCCCCTCGCCTTCCCTTATCATCCAGATTCACCTCCATTGTTTATTCAGGTGTTGTTCAGAACCTGTTTGATTTTGCTGTTTGCATACACAAGTGATGCCTGGATTAATTGTCGTGCATCTATCTTTCAGGAAATTGACGAAGCCTGCAAGCGAATCAAGAGAGAGGTTGACGACCTGGGGCCTGAAGTCGGGGATATCAAAATCATCCCATTGTACTCCACACTGcctccacagcagcagcagaggatcTTTGAGCCACCCCCACCCAATAAACCAAATGGTGCCATCGGAAGGAAGGTATACCTGCCGTGTTGCTATAAAAACACTCAGAGGGGGAGGTTGAGCAGGGAATTTGAGGGAGAGGGCAAGTGAAAGAGAAATTGAGTGGGGTTGATGTAGAAAGGACAGATGGGGAATAAGGTGGGTAAAGCAAGAGAGCTGGAAGGTAGGGACTGAaactttttccctttctcagCTTTAGTGCAGAACTGACTCACACAACATATGCTGCATTTGTCAGCATGCAATTCTCTGCTCTAAATTATAACTGGGGTATTACTCACACTCTCTGAGCCTGAGGAAAGTACTGccttctctgtcatttttatctttccCCTACATTTGCACAggccctgctgctgctcagagaGGAGGCCTAAGACCTTTGCTGTTTGATTTGTGAAAGGTTATATGAGCTGACCAGAAACAGGACTTTTCTCGTTGTACATAGTAGGATTTTCTTCAATCACTTAATCTCTTAGGAGTGGATGATCCTCTTATTGATACAGACACAAGACAATTCCTCTCTTTTGTGTGACAGTTTCGATTCAGATGGGCTCATCACCAGAGTAGCAGCACCACCTGCGCTACCAAACTGTTGGCCAGGGATCTGACAGAATATCAGGATATCATCACTGCCAGTGAATGAGCAAACATTCACCCCCAGCATCTGATAGGGGAGGGTGTTGATGAATGACTCATTGCTACAACCCCTCTAATTGAGGCAGATGAGGCTGACATATGAGCAGTGAAAATATTTATGGGCTGCCAAAGTTAAACAAATTGCGATACTTTCAAGACGCTCAATTCAACCCGGATTTTGGGAatgcaatttaaataaatgtgcaataactcaaaattttaaaatgtattatttgagCAAGAAACGGGGATAAGTCTGTCATCAAGTTTAAATTTTTCAGCAAGGCCTGTGCAGATGATTACCCTACAAAGTTTGCGTAATATATTTGACACTATAGCCCCATCTCCCTTTACAAtcttgatttttatattttcatctcttcagGCTATCTGTTTGAGTCACGTATGTGTGCGCTGTGCAGATTTTCAGAATTCTCAGAGAAAGGGAAAGGCCTCAATATAACTAGGCTCTGGCAGCTGTAAATGGCTGTgagtatacatacacatacgtcTGAGTGACAGAAATAGGAGGAAAAAATGGTTTTTCACAGACAGtgagcttttttaaattaagcgCGGTGTattgcttcctcctcctcatgaaCATCTTTACTAACTTCTCCTTAATTCCCATAAATTAAGTTACTTCAGGATGTAAAATGAACGTAGCAATCATACTGAGACCTATGAACTGTCAACCCAGCAACCACTTTTACACAACTGATTCCCTGTTTTCCACAAGATCAATTTGTCTGGTGCTTGTCGAATTGGTCGAGGTCGCGTCTAAAGTTGCCGTGCTTGAAGTAAATGTGCTTCTCCTCCATATCTGACTGAGCGACTCATCAAGtgaaaaatgcagatgtcaTCCAAGCCAGCCCAAGAGGAAGTAGTGAAAAAGAATTAATGTTCGCCATGTCTGCAGCTACGCATGCTAACGACTGCATTAGGCACCCCTCAATTAACATAAAGCACTAGCCCGTCATTGCTCTTTTTCTCCAGGAAAGTCActgattttccatttttgaaCAGTTTAATCAT is a window of Xiphias gladius isolate SHS-SW01 ecotype Sanya breed wild chromosome 12, ASM1685928v1, whole genome shotgun sequence DNA encoding:
- the LOC120797421 gene encoding pre-mRNA-splicing factor ATP-dependent RNA helicase DHX15-like isoform X1; amino-acid sequence: MSKRHRLDLGDDYSSSKKKGSFDGRDHDRDRDRDRDERPKDRDRDRDRNRDRDGDVKSSGVPNNPSACSGSFLKQTLLQQQINPFTNLPHTPRYYEILKKRLQLPVFEYRERFTDILMRNQSFVLVGETGSGKTTQIPQWCVEMVRSMPGPKRAVACTQPRRVAAMSVAQRVADEMDVILGQEVGYSIRFEDCSSAKTVLKYMTDGMLLREAMNDPLLERYGVIILDEAHERTLATDILMGVLKEVVRQRPDLKVIVMSATLDAGKFQVYFDSCPLLTIPGRTHPVEIFYTPEPERDYLEAAIRTVIQIHMCEEDEGDILLFLTGQEEIDEACKRIKREVDDLGPEVGDIKIIPLYSTLPPQQQQRIFEPPPPNKPNGAIGRKVVVSTNIAETSLTIDGVVFVIDPGFAKQKVYNPRIRVESLLVTAISKASAQQRAGRAGRTRPGKCFRLYTEKAYKTEMQDNTYPEILRSNLGSVVLQLKKLGIDDLVHFDFMDPPAPETLMRALELLNYLAALNDDGDLTELGSMMAEFPLDPQLAKMVIASCEFNCSNEVLSITAMLSVPQCFVRPTEAKKVADESKMRFAHIDGDHLTLLNVYHAFKQNHDSTQWCYDNFVNYRSLMSADNVRQQLSRIMDRFSLPRRSTEFSSRDYYVNIRRALVTGFFMQIAHLERTGHYLTVKDNQVVQLHPSTVLDHKPEWVLYNEFVLTTKNYIRTCTDIKPEWLVKIAPQYYEMSNFPQCEAKRQLERITAKLSSKEYTQY